The following is a genomic window from Pyricularia oryzae 70-15 chromosome 5, whole genome shotgun sequence.
ATCAGCCTGCTGCTGTACCATTGATATACCGGTAGAAAATGCGAACCTAACCAACCCGGTAACTTGGTAGGCTTGAAACGCAACACTGGTAGCCTCATCTCGAGAGTATTGCCACTTGATGAGGCATCGGCCAAGACCAATGCAGGGTTTGGCCAGAAGATATCAGTTGAAGTGGTTACCCGTGATTGGAAAAGTCGGATATTCTATCCGGATAACTTGTCAAGTTGTCAGTGCAGATGGGCAAAGTGGTGTTTGCCCTGGATTATTTTGGGGATTAAACTGGAGTAATGACGTGCAACATCCACTGTCCGTGCTACGAACAAAGTGTTTCTAGGTGGTACCTTGTGCAAAATCGATAATCTCCGCCCTGGGGAAGTTGCGGAATGCCCGTACCCTACAATTTGGGATTTCTGCGCTGTATTTGGATAATTGCTCTCTACCGTTTGGAGTGATCGAATCAACTTTGGTAGAAAGCTGTATGCGACCGAATCACGGTCAGGCCTAATATATGCCGAACAAACAAAAATGGTTTCCAACGCCGATCGCGGTCACGAGACTCGCTGGGCTGTGACGAAATTAATGCTAAAAACAGCTGGAGCGCAGAGAAAAAGCCCGGAAGGTCCCTGAATCTCGACCCCACAGTGGCGTTCAGCTGATTCGAGGCCTTGGGGATCCAGCGCTGGAGCCCTGAACTCTCGGCGGTCTTCTATCGTAGATCCCTGTCAAATTGGCATCGGTATTTGGGGTCTTCGATGGCGGGAAACCCGATGGCAGCTTCATTATTTCAAGAACCGCACCAACCCCCTCCCTCTGACCTCGTACGGCATCACACCACTACGGATGAAATTCTCATGCAAACCCCTCATCTATCACACCACGATTGGTTCCCGCACATTGAGTCCTACGTCTTCTGAGACGAACGATAAAAGAAAGCCTACCTCTCTGGTCTAGACTCCGTTCGGGTCAAGTTGACAAAGTTCGGGGGTGCTACTGTCGAGAAGCCTAGTGTCGTGCACATCCGCTCTTCTCATTCAACACTCGTCGTTAATGAGCTCGCTATTGAGGAGAATCGAACCAAATTACAGTTGCTTCGAGGCCCAAAGCTCACCTGAATTTCAATATCATCAACCAGCAACCGACTCCAAAAACGCGCCATTCTGCACAAGCTACCTAACCACCTACGTATTTGGAGATCCCGACACAATCCGCGTGTCCTGAGGTGGCCACCGACGTCATTCAACTACCAAAGCACAGCTGCGTCTGCCTATCTGTAGTAGGAGATTTAAAGCAAGAAGAAAAGCAACCTAAAGCAGTTATCGGCGACTGAATCAATCTACTGAATAACGGCCCACGGTCGCCACGACGTCTTGAAACCTCAGAAATTTCAATTGAACGTTCAGAGCCATGGAGACTATGCAGATCAGCACTCCCCCCGCCGCACAGCCCAAGGGCTTGTGGTCGCGGGACGAACATTCCAGAAACGCAAAGAGACAGCCTCGGAGATCGAGGACTTTGCACGAGGAGTTCCAGACTCCAGACATGCCATATGGATTTGGCGAGGTCCGCCTGCCTTCAAACTACCAGGTCCACGCCCAGGACCACTATAGGGCCATGAACGGTCTGCCGTCGCCCATTTCGGAGGTCCCACCAGGTCTCGAGAATGGAGATTACATGATGTCGCTGTCGATTACCTCAGACTCTTCAGACAGGAGCTTATCCTCCAAGGTAGTTGAGCAGGCACCTCAGCCCGCCCCAAGGATACGTCAACTTCGTCCTACACTCCCCCCACCCCGCCGTTCCTACTCAGTGACGGACCAGGAGCCGGTgccacaccaccaccgcctctCATCCGTCATGACACTACTTGATCTACCAGGCGAAGTTCACTACGCCATTTTCGACTTCTTGGATCCTCTGGACAGCACTTGCTTTGGCCTCACCAACAGGCATTTGTATGGAATCCATAGACGACTGCACGGCAAAGTTCCCCTCTCCATTCGCCGTGCAGGCCCGAACGACATGGAATGGGCTTGGCACAGAGCCGGACAGTCAACCGCCGTCACCGCCGCGAAGCCTGCAGCTGCTGTGGCTGCCACTGAGGGCGAGGCCGCAGCCGACGACAAGGAACGCATGGCTCTTGAAAAGAAGGAGATCACTGCCATGAGGGTGCGCGGACAAGCCTATTGTCGCAAGTGCGGGATCTCCCGCTGTGAGCTGCACAAGCATATTCGCGATTGGATGGGTGAGAGCTACGAGTACTGCAGCGTTCGGCAAAAGTTTGGGCCCAAGGCACCCGAGGGTGCTAGGAACTTTTGTTACCTGAGCAACCCCAAGAATCCCGGCCGGTGTGGTCGACACCGAGTTGCGAAGGCGCAACTGTCACCGGATTCTTCGTAATCATGATCCCATTTCTTGGTCCATTGGCCTTGAATCTATGTtaaattttttttggatGATTTGTTACAATTGGTATGAGGACTTTTGTTCCCTATTAGCACGGGAATACTTACTATCTCCTCCGGGCGGTGTTTCGTTCGCACGTTGTGCTGAGGGCAGACTTTGTGCATGGCGTTAGCGTGGGGGTATTCTTCGGTTTTATCGAGTTACACTAGTAACCTTCCTTGTCACAAGCCATGGCATTTTGTTGACAACGCTTATGTATGAATATATAGCCAGGGTTTAGTTTTGGGCGTTCAATGCGGTGTATTTTCTGTTCGTTGGAACAACCGGCCAGTCAAGTTGCATAACGCCTATACGTTGTTGGGGGGCGGGCAAGTGCAACGAAGGACTTGTCATATTTGACATTTTGCTGCTTTCGTTTAATGCTTATCCGTGAATGACGTGGTTGACTCCTGTACTTGGACACAGTATTGTCAGGGGAGGCACACGCATACTTAGTGGCTCGTTGGAAGTGCCTTGGCTGTGGCACACCTCAGATGAGACTGGTTGATCGGGCTGTTTTCCAGGAGGAAAAGATATTGGTTTGTTTGTAGGGTGCATAGCATTATCGCCCAACCAAGTTTCCAAGGCAGGTAGACGAACATTTCCATTTAATGAATGAACAATGTAATTACGGTACATTAGTTTGTTGGCCTAGGTATGATCACGAGCTCCCAGTCTCGCTTAGTCTCTAGTAGCAGGAGCAAGAGGCGAAGGAAGCTCAGTTACTGCCACGCCTAACACAAACACCTGTCAAGAGGTCCCTTGAGAAATCAAGACAAACCATGGTCTAGACTGTCTGctgagtaggtaggtaggtaggtacctaggtatgtatgtaggccaggatttttttttttttttttttgcatgtgAAAGTCCACGTCAATCCCAATGGAGCGCACATCTCCAAAAGGGAAGCAgggaaaataataaaaatagcGTCACGTGCTTAAGCACAACATCAACTCTTTACCGCATTCTCTTGTTCTTGCTGATGCGCCGATCATGGATTCCCTGTTCGGACTGGGACGTCAAGCCACACGAAATCAGAATGGCCATGCGAAATGACGCCACTTTTAGGGCCCAATGTTCAACATCGCGGTGacgagtaaaaaaaaaaaaaaaaaaaaaaaaaaaaaaaaaaaaacgcggcAGGGAACgttttggaaggagaaaaaacaGGGATGAGACAAGAGATTGAGGGAGAGAGGATTTGCGGAATCTTCCAGGGATGCTTTAAtctcctttctttttgttgggAGGAATTGCGGGCTGGCTTGAGGATAGATCGCAACTTCGGGTTCTACGTATAGTAATGTtttatttctattttttttttactgtgCGCTAAATGATAGCAGGTAATGTACCTTTACCGCAAGAAGTGCCATCCgttgtttccttttctttagGTACTAGCCCGTAAAGATACATTTCCAAggtagggtaggtaggttggcTACTGGCGCCTACGAAGTCGGGCAGAAGAAATTCGGTCCATTGATGTTGATGTATGTCGTGCACGCAAGCGGGATTAAGTCAGGCATAAGATAAACAATCACCCTAACTTACTACGTAAATGTTAACTGTCGGCATCATCTACCAGTCGTAAATTAGAACAGACCCCTGACCTCGCAAAAGTTCCACTCGTTAGTAGTACATTCTAGCTGCATGCGCTTGGCTTCCAAGTGATTTTATCCAACTCCATCCACGTTGTCCCGCAGAACGCCTGACCATATCAATTGAGTCCCTAAGCTCCCCTCGAATCACACTGTATCACTGCCACGTACAGACCAACACCCATTCTAATCCTATGCTACCGAGGGCCGGCGGACGCACATGATTTCTACTACTTGCGAACCATATCAAGATCCACCAACAGTGACTACTACCCCATTGTTTTCAAGCACCCACGGgggcaaagaaaacaaccacCCACCCCCGGTGCCCCGAAGCTCTTTTAGCTGAGCTGCTGTAACATATCTGGTGTTCTTTCGCTACTGGCCCACCCCCGGCTGACTCGAATTAACGTCGACACCGTCCTCTTTCACCCCCACACCTTTGCTACCATACGTACACAGACGCACATCGGACCAGACAATGTCGTCAACAACACAAGCAGCCGCCAACAAGCGCAAACGCCTCACGGGTGGCAGCACCACCTCGCTGCCTGACGAGGTTGCGGCCGCCGAGCGGGCACAGATCTCGGAGTCCCGCGACGCGTCTGCAGAAGAGGGCGACACCACAGCGGCGGAAACGCCGGCGACGGCACCCACCTCGCACCCGCCGATTAAGCGCCAGCGGTCGAGCAACAATGCCGTCGGCGATGCGACGGTCGACCTGGGCGAGCCTAGCGATACTACCGAGGCGAGCGTGGACATTGAAAACCGGGTAGGCCGCAAGGGCAGGAAGAGCAGCAACCccgagaaggaggaggagagcATGGCGCCGCCACCCATCGGCAAGCTCACACATCCAGTTGGCTATCGTACCAATGACCCGCCGGTTGGTAGGCCAGTCCGGATCTACGCCGACGGCGTGTTTGATTTGTTCCATCTTGGGTATGTTTTAGGTGCCatccagaggtctcaaattTTTACGCAGGGCCAAGAAGGACACATGTTAACATTCCTCCTGTGCGCGGTATTAGCCACATGCGACAGCTCGAACAAGCCAAGAAGGCGTTCCCCGACGTCTACCTGATCGTCGGAGTAACTGGTGACGCCGAGACTCACAAGCGCAAGGGCCTGACGGTGCTTTCCGGTAAGGAACGCGCCGAGACGGTCCGTCACTGCAAGTGGGTCGACGAGGTTATCGAGAACTGCCCGTGGATCGTCACGCCCGAGTTCCTCGAGGAGCACAAGCTCGACTATGTTGCGCACGACGACATTCCATATGGCGCCGACGAGGGGGACGACATCTACGGACCCATCAAGGCCGAGGGCAAGTTCCTGGTGACGCAACGCACAGAGGGCGTCAGCACGACAGGAATCATTACCAAGTAGGACCTGCCcgcatctttcttttctactCAATACCCACAGCTACACTCTCGGTGCACATTGGGATGGACATGACTAACAGAGTAAAACCACGCCAAACAGGATCGTACGCGACTACGAAAAGTATATTGCAAGGCAGCTCAAGCGCGGTACTTCGAGGCAggagctcaacgtcagcTGGCTGAAGAAGAACGAGTTGGACCTGAAGCGACACGTACAGGATCTGCGAGAAAACATCCGCAGCAACTGGACGACGACGGGTCAGGAGCTCAGCCGCGAGCTGAGGCAATACTGGCCGGCTTCCAGGCCACAGAGCCCCGCCCCCTCGAGGCCCTCGCTGCAGGTTCCTAACGGGGACCAGCTCACAAGCCCGCAACAGCAGAGCAGCTTGAGGGAGGCGCAGCTCCGATCGCCAACCACGCCAGGAGGCGCCAACGTCAACTCAAACGACTTCGTCGCCGGATACGCGGTCGGGTTGATCGGCGGTGTAAGGTCTTGGGTAAGTGactttttcttctgcttGTCTTTGTTCCGCTGATCTGCAATGTCGGCTATGCACGGTTTCCGACGTGGCGTTTTCTTCAAGCCTGTGCTAACGagactttttcttttacgAATCAGATGACCAAGAGCCGTCGCAGCCTGAGGGATGAGAGAGATGACTCCTCATCGCGCCCGCCAAGTGACGACTCATCCGAGGAGAGTGAGGGCAAGGAGAAGACGACGCGAACTCGCAGGGTTGTTCCCAAGGGCAACAACGCTGCTGCTACAGGAGCCTAAGATACGGCACTGCTGGTCTGTGCTTTTGTTCagcttttttcctttctttttttcgtcttttaCCCTCCCCTTtacttttgttttatttctcTTTCATTGGCTCTCTCCGGATGCTTTTGAGAGGGTGCAATGTTGGATAGTTTTATACTGGGACGGAGGCAAAGAAGAATAACGGCGAGGTATTTAAAAAGAGGGAGTAATCGGCATGAGATGATCCGGGATACACACTCACCTACTGCAGCATTAAGTGCTGAAAATCACATTCAAACTTGTCGTATACTGGGATCGTTAGGGGATCCGCAGGTGGAAGAGGTAATGGAGACGGTGTTCTATTTTTTATCGTTTCCTTGAGCAACAAGCACCCATGTATGCTTGCTTCATCAGAGTCTTGTCCCTATTGACAGCAAAATAATATGCAATCTTATTGCTCTGAGTGACAGAAGGTAATGACAGTATGATGCTTACACCAACGAGTTGAATGATTGTGGTACAGGGTTGAGTTCAATGAGCATAGACAGGCTGGTCACCTGGTCAGCCTGGACGCGGCAACCAGGTGGGTTGCGTCAGGTCAGCTGAGAGCGTGCCTGCCTGGAGGGGCAACAAATCCGCTTTTCGACTCGCTTCTCACTCCAAACCGCGTTTTCGTCACGGCACTTTTCACTTTCACCTTCATatcaaagacaaaaagagtTTGGATACAAAGTCCCTTTCATATCTTTCGCGTTCTCCAGTAATCCAGCGACTATAAATGAAAAACTTGGAAAACAACCCCTTGTGGATCAAAAAGCTGTCTCCTTGGTGCTTCTTTCTTATTTTTGCTCACCAGAAGCCAGCCTTTGCAAATTGCCAGCCATGCCATGACAAGTGGCGATCCGCCCGAGATCTACCCACAGTATTGCTTTCATCTGTCGCCGACGATACACCGGTGGTGCCACCTTCGAGCGGCCGACGTTGCGGCGTTGACTACGCATCCCGGGTTTGAAggtgggcttttttttttcttttttttctctctctctctctccataAGTGATCCTGATATTTTGCTTATCTCGGTTTGGGACGAATTGATTTTAATCAGTACAGCTGGCGGGACGCCGAAAACAGGGCAGGATCTATATTTCCATATCAATCATCCCATAAAATGGGTCCGCATAGCGGGCGTCATCGTCGCCATCGACGAATACAACAGCCGCCGCATCTACACGGTGGAT
Proteins encoded in this region:
- a CDS encoding choline-phosphate cytidylyltransferase, which gives rise to MSSTTQAAANKRKRLTGGSTTSLPDEVAAAERAQISESRDASAEEGDTTAAETPATAPTSHPPIKRQRSSNNAVGDATVDLGEPSDTTEASVDIENRVGRKGRKSSNPEKEEESMAPPPIGKLTHPVGYRTNDPPVGRPVRIYADGVFDLFHLGHMRQLEQAKKAFPDVYLIVGVTGDAETHKRKGLTVLSGKERAETVRHCKWVDEVIENCPWIVTPEFLEEHKLDYVAHDDIPYGADEGDDIYGPIKAEGKFLVTQRTEGVSTTGIITKIVRDYEKYIARQLKRGTSRQELNVSWLKKNELDLKRHVQDLRENIRSNWTTTGQELSRELRQYWPASRPQSPAPSRPSLQVPNGDQLTSPQQQSSLREAQLRSPTTPGGANVNSNDFVAGYAVGLIGGVRSWMTKSRRSLRDERDDSSSRPPSDDSSEESEGKEKTTRTRRVVPKGNNAAATGA